A region from the Melioribacter roseus P3M-2 genome encodes:
- a CDS encoding ROK family protein: MSREFIISVDLGGTKILTALVDKDNNIVSRIKIPTSLKKGADGLVDSISESVTAIIRENSLTEKNIKAVAMGVPGTVNPFTGIIDTAPNLGINNFNIKEALSSKISMPVLIENDVNLAGLGIKKFEFGDEVKNMLVVFIGTGIGGALFFDGKIYRGSSFYAGEIGHMLVDKKGAFATKPKRRTFEKTASRTAIEETIIKEIRKGKDSILRKYVESGKKLKSKVLLEALKKQDKLTVKVLSKAATVTGTVLGSLTTLLNFDTIVLGGGVVEAMEDFILPIIKASFYNGVLPAPGKIVEIRATKLGDDAAIYGGIALAEEFLK, translated from the coding sequence ATGTCGCGGGAATTTATTATCTCCGTAGACCTCGGAGGAACAAAAATATTGACTGCTCTGGTCGATAAAGATAATAATATCGTATCGCGTATAAAAATTCCTACTTCTTTGAAAAAAGGAGCGGACGGTTTGGTCGACTCGATCTCCGAGTCGGTAACAGCGATAATAAGGGAAAATAGCCTGACCGAAAAAAATATTAAAGCCGTGGCAATGGGCGTACCCGGTACGGTTAATCCCTTTACTGGAATAATAGATACCGCTCCGAATCTCGGGATCAATAATTTCAATATAAAAGAAGCTCTCTCTTCAAAAATTTCGATGCCCGTTTTGATTGAAAACGACGTTAATCTGGCAGGACTGGGAATCAAGAAATTCGAGTTCGGGGATGAAGTGAAGAATATGCTGGTGGTGTTTATCGGAACGGGAATAGGAGGCGCTCTGTTCTTCGACGGTAAAATCTACAGAGGTTCCAGTTTCTACGCCGGCGAAATTGGTCATATGCTGGTTGACAAAAAAGGCGCGTTTGCCACAAAACCCAAAAGAAGAACTTTCGAAAAGACTGCCAGCAGAACTGCAATTGAGGAAACTATTATTAAAGAAATCCGTAAGGGAAAGGATTCGATACTAAGAAAGTACGTAGAATCCGGAAAGAAATTAAAAAGCAAAGTATTGCTCGAGGCGTTAAAAAAGCAGGATAAATTGACGGTGAAGGTTCTGTCGAAAGCGGCGACAGTTACGGGTACTGTACTCGGTAGTTTAACAACTTTACTGAATTTCGATACCATTGTTCTGGGGGGCGGGGTAGTGGAGGCAATGGAGGACTTTATACTCCCGATTATTAAAGCCTCGTTTTACAACGGCGTTTTACCGGCTCCGGGTAAGATTGTCGAAATAAGAGCTACTAAATTGGGGGACGACGCTGCAATCTACGGCGGTATTGCCCTGGCGGAGGAATTCCTGAAATAA
- a CDS encoding ABC-F family ATP-binding cassette domain-containing protein, whose protein sequence is MIDIINLSVQFTGDNLFEDVNIKINRDDKIALVGSNGKGKSTLLKIICGLELPETGKVLIQKGTRIGYLPQDLIRFKERTLLEEVKSSMPDIKQLEEKEASIISQLESADITEAEKKELIEELGEIHHLKEQNDYYSLEARAEKVLTGLGFKNTDFNRRTEEFSGGWQMRIQLAKILLGENDLILLDEPTNHLDIDTLMWLEGFLKNYRGALIIVSHDRHFINNVTNKTLEIFNRKINFFPGTYDQYLRFRKEREIQLKEAEKNLEKKIKETERFIERFRYKATKARQVQSRIKQLEKLERVELEDDEKHINFRIPEVEQSGAIPVELKKISKSYGVLKVLENIDVKIERGEKIAIVGPNGAGKTTLAKVIAKRIEPSSGEVIYGHNTIVSYYEQEVTESLNGEDDLIDSLQTVNDELTPGQLRSLLGSFLFTGDSIFKKVKVLSGGEKSRLALARLLLTKSNVIILDEPTNHLDYSSKEILQNALADFKGTLIIVSHDIDFLKPIINKVYELRDKSLRVHYGGIDYYLSKKEEERAFEESAGQNQSNKSFRKETKRKEAELRQLKYKETKELRERLYHCEERINELEQTKLELEKELADPKTFNNPEFLKEKNIAYNNIKKELELSFEEWTELSTQLESIEEKYKEQLG, encoded by the coding sequence ATGATTGACATAATAAATTTATCCGTTCAATTTACGGGCGACAACTTATTCGAAGACGTAAATATTAAAATCAATCGAGACGATAAAATTGCTCTTGTCGGTTCCAACGGCAAGGGCAAGTCCACCTTGTTGAAAATAATATGCGGATTGGAACTGCCTGAAACCGGCAAAGTACTTATTCAAAAAGGGACAAGAATCGGTTACTTGCCTCAGGATTTGATAAGATTCAAGGAAAGAACGCTTCTTGAAGAAGTAAAATCCTCGATGCCCGACATTAAACAACTCGAAGAAAAAGAAGCGTCGATAATTTCTCAATTGGAATCCGCCGACATAACCGAAGCGGAAAAAAAGGAGCTTATTGAGGAGTTGGGAGAGATACATCATCTTAAGGAGCAAAACGATTATTATTCGCTTGAAGCGAGAGCCGAAAAAGTACTTACGGGCTTGGGATTCAAAAATACCGATTTCAATCGCAGAACCGAAGAGTTTTCGGGCGGATGGCAAATGAGAATTCAATTGGCTAAGATTTTATTGGGAGAAAACGATTTAATACTTCTCGACGAACCGACGAATCACCTTGACATCGACACATTAATGTGGTTAGAAGGCTTTCTTAAAAATTACCGCGGCGCTTTGATAATCGTTTCGCACGACAGACATTTTATTAATAACGTTACAAACAAAACTCTCGAAATATTTAACAGAAAAATTAATTTTTTCCCCGGCACATACGATCAATATTTAAGATTTCGTAAAGAAAGAGAAATACAATTAAAAGAAGCTGAAAAAAATCTCGAAAAGAAAATCAAAGAAACAGAACGCTTTATCGAAAGATTCAGGTATAAAGCTACAAAAGCTCGACAGGTCCAAAGCCGCATAAAGCAATTGGAAAAACTCGAAAGGGTCGAGCTCGAAGACGACGAAAAACATATAAATTTCCGTATTCCCGAAGTGGAACAGAGCGGCGCAATTCCCGTTGAATTAAAAAAGATTTCAAAATCGTACGGCGTCTTAAAAGTGCTCGAAAATATTGACGTCAAAATAGAACGTGGAGAAAAAATTGCAATTGTCGGTCCCAACGGAGCCGGCAAAACTACGTTAGCAAAAGTAATTGCCAAAAGAATTGAGCCCTCTTCCGGGGAAGTAATTTACGGACATAACACAATAGTCTCCTACTACGAACAGGAAGTTACCGAATCTTTAAATGGAGAAGACGACCTGATCGATTCATTGCAAACGGTAAACGACGAACTGACTCCGGGTCAATTAAGGTCGTTGCTCGGTTCGTTCCTTTTTACGGGGGATTCGATATTTAAGAAAGTGAAAGTTCTCTCGGGCGGAGAAAAAAGCAGGCTCGCTTTGGCGCGTCTCCTGCTTACAAAAAGCAATGTTATAATTCTCGACGAACCGACGAACCATCTCGATTATTCATCCAAAGAAATTCTGCAAAACGCTCTGGCGGATTTCAAAGGCACATTGATAATCGTATCCCACGATATTGATTTTCTGAAACCGATAATTAACAAGGTTTATGAATTAAGAGACAAATCCCTCAGAGTTCATTACGGCGGCATCGATTATTATTTATCGAAAAAAGAAGAAGAACGAGCGTTCGAAGAATCTGCAGGACAGAATCAGTCCAACAAATCGTTCAGAAAAGAAACCAAAAGAAAAGAAGCCGAGCTGCGTCAATTAAAATATAAAGAAACGAAAGAATTAAGGGAAAGATTATACCATTGCGAAGAAAGAATAAACGAACTCGAGCAAACTAAACTTGAATTGGAAAAAGAACTGGCCGACCCCAAGACATTTAACAATCCGGAATTCTTAAAAGAAAAAAACATCGCTTATAATAACATTAAAAAAGAGCTCGAACTGTCTTTCGAAGAATGGACGGAATTATCTACTCAGCTTGAATCGATTGAAGAAAAATACAAAGAACAACTCGGGTAA
- the porZ gene encoding type IX secretion system anionic LPS delivery protein PorZ: MFRLTQSLLLFLFVCVNIYAQNILNWEVYANMDNVVDLTTSDEGVWVATTGGAYLFNPSDSSFVIVNKADKLNSQNFTSILVDSDKNIWFGTEEGYVIFYDTENGETKNILDIYKSDKSQKRVNNLYARGDTIFVATSFGVVLINKNNYSLYDTFTKFGNFSTEINVNAVIKKERIFTATSSGIAVQKPGTINLVAPESWDNYSSPSSGFFGTIRKFDIYNNRVIAATDNGVYEFNSSWDILTLQTVPVVDVYVDGSLIYAATKNSIYLYDGSNESLIYNNNSYDFKSVTVYNGNIYIGTTAGVIELDNGIERIIKPDNPPSNSFLNMDVDLDGNLWIATGKDGQGIGAMVFDGNRWDVVNYQKFPSLQTNDVFSVRASRTSNAVYLGTWGRGFAVYKDGALTAYNSSNSPLAGVPNDPNFVVITDMEEDSKGNVWLTNLQNTFLQQLYVLTTDGNWYGYSFTKPLLSSNDLAYELEIDQFDTKWFRLFSGRIGLYYYNENGTFSNTNDDKQGYISQLNGLLTNTITALKVDNRGQLWVGTSLGMNIIPDPSNPSVLNISIPSLRGLSVTSIAVDAVDQKWVGTNKGLLQLSSDGFEVINYFTSLNSPLPDDMIRSITIDKKRGIVYAGTDYGLVKIETTFLQPAESFGEIFVYPSPFVVNNSAENTLTIDGLIDDSYIKIIDINNKLIRDFKAPGGRIAYWDGRDNDGNYVSSGIYIIVAYDRDANNVAVSKVAVIRK, encoded by the coding sequence ATGTTTAGATTAACCCAAAGCCTTTTGTTATTCTTGTTTGTTTGTGTGAATATCTACGCCCAGAACATATTAAACTGGGAAGTCTATGCTAATATGGATAATGTGGTCGATCTAACTACGTCCGATGAAGGAGTATGGGTTGCCACAACCGGAGGAGCTTACTTGTTCAATCCTAGCGATTCTTCGTTCGTAATCGTAAACAAAGCCGACAAGCTCAACAGTCAGAATTTCACTTCGATTTTAGTCGATTCCGATAAGAACATTTGGTTCGGCACAGAAGAGGGTTATGTAATTTTTTACGACACTGAAAACGGCGAGACAAAAAACATCCTCGATATATATAAGTCCGATAAATCTCAAAAAAGAGTAAATAATCTTTATGCCAGAGGCGACACAATTTTCGTAGCCACTTCTTTCGGCGTTGTATTGATTAATAAAAATAATTATTCGCTTTACGACACTTTTACAAAATTCGGAAATTTTTCCACGGAAATTAACGTAAATGCGGTAATCAAAAAAGAGAGAATTTTTACGGCTACTTCCTCCGGTATTGCAGTTCAAAAACCGGGGACAATTAATCTTGTCGCGCCCGAGTCATGGGATAATTATTCGTCGCCGTCTTCGGGCTTCTTCGGTACGATTCGAAAATTCGATATCTATAACAATAGAGTAATTGCGGCTACCGACAACGGCGTTTACGAATTCAATTCATCCTGGGATATTTTAACTTTGCAAACTGTTCCCGTTGTCGACGTTTACGTGGACGGCAGTCTTATATACGCAGCCACAAAAAATTCGATTTACCTCTACGACGGTTCGAATGAATCGTTAATCTACAACAATAATTCTTATGATTTTAAATCGGTCACGGTTTATAACGGGAATATCTATATTGGCACAACGGCAGGCGTAATTGAACTTGACAACGGAATCGAAAGAATAATAAAGCCGGACAACCCGCCAAGCAATTCGTTTTTAAATATGGACGTAGACCTTGATGGCAACCTGTGGATTGCCACAGGAAAAGACGGGCAAGGCATCGGAGCTATGGTATTCGACGGCAACCGGTGGGACGTAGTGAATTATCAGAAATTTCCCTCGCTTCAAACCAACGACGTTTTCAGCGTGCGCGCTTCAAGAACTTCAAATGCAGTATACTTAGGCACCTGGGGAAGAGGTTTTGCCGTTTATAAGGATGGAGCGCTCACGGCTTACAACAGCTCAAACAGTCCGTTGGCGGGAGTCCCGAACGATCCGAATTTTGTTGTAATCACAGATATGGAAGAAGATTCCAAAGGCAACGTCTGGCTGACAAACCTTCAGAACACTTTCCTGCAGCAGCTTTACGTTCTGACAACCGACGGCAACTGGTACGGCTATTCGTTCACAAAACCGTTGCTGTCTTCGAACGATTTGGCATACGAGTTGGAAATCGACCAGTTCGATACTAAATGGTTCCGTTTGTTTTCGGGAAGAATCGGTCTCTATTACTATAACGAAAACGGAACTTTCTCAAACACAAACGACGACAAACAGGGCTATATCAGTCAATTAAACGGACTTCTTACGAACACAATAACGGCGCTCAAAGTCGATAACAGAGGACAATTGTGGGTGGGCACAAGTCTCGGTATGAACATTATACCGGATCCCTCAAATCCTTCGGTGCTAAATATCTCCATCCCTTCTCTCAGGGGACTTTCGGTAACTTCGATAGCCGTCGACGCCGTGGATCAAAAATGGGTAGGCACAAACAAAGGTTTATTGCAGCTTTCATCCGACGGATTCGAAGTTATCAATTATTTTACGTCTCTCAACAGTCCCCTGCCCGACGACATGATACGTTCAATTACAATCGATAAAAAGAGAGGGATTGTTTATGCGGGCACAGATTACGGACTTGTAAAAATCGAAACTACATTTTTACAGCCCGCCGAATCTTTCGGAGAGATTTTCGTTTATCCGTCTCCTTTTGTCGTCAATAATTCCGCCGAAAACACTCTGACAATCGACGGGTTAATCGACGATTCCTATATAAAAATAATAGATATCAATAACAAACTGATAAGAGACTTCAAAGCCCCCGGAGGAAGAATTGCATACTGGGACGGCAGAGACAACGACGGCAATTACGTCTCCTCCGGAATATATATTATTGTAGCGTACGACAGAGACGCCAATAATGTGGCGGTGTCCAAAGTAGCAGTTATTCGGAAATAA
- a CDS encoding PHP domain-containing protein gives MIDMHIHTTYSDGAYSPEEIVQMAYEKGLRTISITDHDTIDGLEKAIVCGKDLGVEVIPGLEISTDIDNVEVHLLAYFIDYKNEELKKYLAFFKEERYHRAKRIVDKLRNLGMNIKIDDVIDRAQNSAIGRPHIAYTLVDLGIIDNYFEAFEKYIGDKGPAYERKIHFSPQSALKLIEDAGGLSFIAHPGFIKESILVNIIEAGLDGIEVIHPSHNDNQIGFYKGIVNQYCLLESGGSDFHGGKKNDEDNLGKFNLAPNHLDAMRKMLHRNTA, from the coding sequence ATGATTGACATGCATATACATACTACCTACTCGGACGGCGCCTATTCGCCCGAGGAAATTGTTCAAATGGCTTACGAAAAAGGTTTGCGCACAATCAGCATTACCGATCACGACACGATCGACGGATTGGAAAAAGCTATTGTATGCGGAAAAGATCTCGGAGTAGAAGTAATTCCGGGACTCGAAATAAGCACCGACATCGACAATGTTGAAGTTCATTTACTGGCTTACTTTATCGACTATAAAAACGAAGAGCTGAAAAAATATCTCGCTTTTTTCAAAGAAGAACGCTACCACCGCGCCAAAAGGATTGTCGACAAGCTGAGAAATCTCGGAATGAATATTAAAATCGACGACGTTATTGACAGAGCTCAAAATTCCGCCATCGGCAGGCCCCATATTGCTTATACGCTGGTCGACCTCGGAATTATCGACAATTACTTCGAAGCGTTCGAAAAATATATCGGCGACAAAGGACCCGCATACGAAAGGAAAATTCATTTCTCACCGCAAAGCGCTTTGAAACTGATTGAAGACGCCGGCGGACTTTCGTTTATCGCTCATCCGGGTTTCATCAAGGAATCGATTCTTGTCAATATTATCGAAGCGGGTCTCGACGGCATTGAAGTAATTCATCCTAGCCATAACGACAATCAAATCGGGTTTTATAAAGGCATCGTAAATCAATATTGTCTTCTGGAAAGCGGAGGCTCGGATTTTCACGGTGGTAAAAAAAACGACGAAGACAATCTGGGTAAATTCAATTTAGCTCCGAACCATCTCGACGCCATGAGAAAAATGCTTCACAGGAACACCGCTTGA
- a CDS encoding Crp/Fnr family transcriptional regulator yields the protein MEAGSFLRYVPIFSNLPDDTLKSIEISGARKIYSRNEVILKEDESGTALFIILSGKVKVSRTSEDGKEVILSILSENDFFGEMAILDGQARSATVTAIEDSEIFIIQRNEFIELLKEHHDVALALLEELTRRLRSADVKIKALSLKDAEGKVATVLLELAESIGKIKQGKVELEKLPVQQDIANMAGTSRETISRTLHSFAKKGLIEIDGPNIRIVDYEKFKELYG from the coding sequence ATGGAGGCGGGGAGTTTCCTTAGATACGTGCCGATTTTTTCGAATTTGCCTGATGACACTCTAAAAAGTATTGAAATTTCCGGCGCTCGTAAGATATATTCCAGGAATGAAGTAATATTGAAAGAAGACGAATCCGGCACTGCGCTGTTCATTATTCTGAGTGGCAAAGTCAAAGTATCGCGTACGAGCGAGGACGGCAAAGAAGTTATCCTGTCGATACTCTCGGAGAATGATTTTTTCGGCGAGATGGCAATTCTCGACGGACAAGCCAGGTCGGCTACGGTTACAGCAATCGAAGACTCGGAGATTTTTATTATACAGAGGAACGAATTTATCGAATTGCTCAAGGAGCATCACGACGTAGCCCTGGCGCTTCTCGAAGAACTCACGCGCCGCCTTCGGTCTGCCGACGTTAAAATAAAAGCGCTCTCGCTCAAAGACGCCGAAGGTAAAGTGGCGACGGTCTTACTCGAACTTGCCGAAAGTATCGGCAAAATAAAACAAGGCAAAGTCGAACTCGAAAAATTGCCCGTTCAACAGGATATTGCAAATATGGCGGGCACTTCGAGAGAAACAATCTCAAGAACTCTCCATTCTTTTGCCAAAAAAGGTTTGATCGAGATCGACGGACCGAATATAAGAATTGTAGACTACGAAAAATTCAAGGAACTATACGGCTAA
- the gap gene encoding type I glyceraldehyde-3-phosphate dehydrogenase — protein MAVKVGINGFGRIGRLVLNVLAEKGYLGKEVDVVAVVDISTDAKYFAYQLKYDSVHGKFKGTLGSEKSDPSLEADDVLVVNGHKIKCVMAQKEPSQLPWKDLGVDIVIESTGLFTSFDKAKGHIDAGAKKVLITAPGKGDVKTIVMGVNDDSYDPEKDVIVSNASCTTNCLAPVVHVLMKEGIGIETGLMTTIHSYTATQKTVDGPSKKDWRGGRAAAINIIPSSTGAAKAVGQVLPSTKGKLTGMSFRVPTADVSVVDLTFRSERDTSIEEIDELMKKASETYLKGILGYCDEEVVSTDFIHDERSSIYDSLATLKNNLPGEKRFFKIVSWYDNEWGYSCRVVDLLLKMSK, from the coding sequence ATGGCAGTAAAAGTAGGTATTAACGGATTCGGAAGAATCGGCAGATTAGTACTCAACGTACTAGCTGAAAAAGGTTACCTCGGCAAAGAGGTAGACGTTGTAGCTGTTGTAGATATCAGCACAGACGCAAAATATTTTGCTTATCAGTTAAAATATGATTCCGTTCACGGAAAATTCAAAGGAACACTCGGAAGCGAAAAAAGCGATCCGTCGCTTGAAGCCGACGATGTGCTTGTCGTCAACGGACATAAAATCAAATGTGTAATGGCTCAGAAAGAGCCCTCCCAATTGCCCTGGAAAGATCTCGGAGTAGACATTGTAATCGAATCGACAGGGTTGTTTACCAGTTTCGACAAAGCCAAAGGTCATATCGACGCAGGCGCTAAAAAAGTATTGATTACGGCTCCGGGCAAAGGCGACGTTAAAACAATCGTTATGGGCGTGAACGACGATTCGTACGATCCCGAAAAGGACGTCATCGTTTCGAACGCTTCGTGTACAACTAACTGTCTTGCTCCCGTTGTTCACGTGTTGATGAAAGAAGGAATCGGAATCGAAACCGGTTTGATGACCACAATCCACTCTTACACAGCAACTCAAAAAACCGTCGACGGTCCATCGAAAAAAGACTGGAGAGGCGGAAGAGCCGCAGCCATCAATATCATACCTTCGTCCACCGGCGCCGCAAAAGCGGTCGGACAGGTATTGCCTTCGACCAAAGGCAAATTGACCGGTATGTCGTTCCGTGTGCCTACCGCAGACGTTTCGGTTGTAGACCTTACATTCCGCTCCGAAAGAGACACTTCGATCGAAGAAATCGACGAGTTGATGAAAAAAGCTTCCGAAACATACCTCAAAGGTATTCTCGGTTACTGCGACGAAGAAGTTGTATCGACCGATTTCATTCACGACGAACGTTCTTCGATTTACGACTCGCTGGCTACTCTTAAAAACAACTTGCCGGGAGAAAAGAGATTCTTCAAAATCGTTTCCTGGTACGATAACGAATGGGGTTATTCCTGCAGAGTTGTCGATTTACTCCTTAAAATGAGTAAATAA
- a CDS encoding phosphoglycerate kinase, protein MKKLSIDKVDLKGKRVLVRVDFNVPYDENMNITDDLRIRAALPTIKKIMSDGGKAILMSHLGRPKGNPNPKYSLKPVAARLSELLGKEVKFAPDCIGDEVKAMADSLQEGDVLLLENLRFHAEEEKNDPEFAKQLASLGDVYINDAFGSAHRAHASTEGVTKYIDVCAAGYLMQKELDYLGGAIANPERPFTAILGGSKISGKIDVIENLLPKVDNLLIGGGMAYTFYKAMGYEIGKSLLEEEKIDLAKEMLEKFKTSGKNVLLPKDNVVAPEFNNDAPAEVVDSDKIPADKMGLDIGPKTIEAFRKVILESKTIIWNGPLGVFEFDNFAKGTFAIAEALAEATAKGAKTIIGGGDSAAAIKKANLEDKVSHVSTGGGASLEFLEGKVLPGVAALNDDN, encoded by the coding sequence ATGAAAAAATTAAGTATCGACAAAGTAGACCTCAAAGGAAAAAGAGTTCTGGTTCGCGTGGATTTCAACGTGCCTTACGATGAAAACATGAATATTACTGACGACTTGAGAATTAGAGCCGCGTTGCCGACAATTAAAAAAATAATGTCCGACGGCGGAAAAGCAATTTTAATGAGTCATCTCGGCAGACCCAAAGGGAATCCGAATCCCAAGTATTCCTTAAAACCGGTTGCAGCTCGTTTGAGCGAATTGCTCGGAAAAGAAGTGAAATTCGCCCCTGATTGCATAGGCGATGAAGTAAAAGCCATGGCTGATTCTCTGCAGGAAGGCGATGTATTGTTGCTGGAGAATTTGCGTTTTCACGCTGAAGAAGAGAAGAACGACCCCGAATTTGCAAAACAGCTTGCAAGTTTAGGAGACGTTTATATTAACGACGCCTTCGGAAGCGCGCACCGCGCTCATGCTTCCACGGAAGGCGTTACAAAATATATCGACGTATGCGCCGCCGGTTACCTGATGCAAAAAGAATTGGACTATCTCGGCGGAGCCATCGCAAATCCCGAACGCCCGTTTACGGCTATTCTGGGCGGTTCGAAAATATCGGGCAAGATTGACGTCATCGAAAATCTCCTGCCGAAAGTAGACAACCTTTTGATCGGCGGAGGAATGGCTTATACGTTTTATAAAGCGATGGGTTACGAAATCGGTAAGTCTCTGCTTGAGGAAGAGAAGATTGACCTTGCCAAAGAAATGCTCGAGAAATTCAAAACATCCGGAAAGAACGTATTGCTGCCGAAGGACAACGTGGTAGCTCCGGAATTCAATAACGACGCTCCCGCCGAAGTAGTCGACTCGGATAAAATACCCGCCGACAAAATGGGGCTCGATATAGGACCGAAAACAATAGAAGCTTTCAGAAAAGTAATCCTCGAAAGCAAAACAATAATCTGGAACGGGCCGCTCGGCGTTTTCGAATTCGATAATTTTGCAAAAGGCACCTTTGCAATTGCAGAAGCGCTTGCCGAAGCTACGGCTAAAGGAGCAAAAACCATAATCGGAGGCGGCGATTCTGCCGCGGCAATTAAAAAAGCAAATCTCGAAGATAAAGTCTCTCACGTTTCGACCGGGGGAGGCGCCTCGCTTGAATTCCTCGAAGGCAAAGTCCTGCCGGGCGTTGCCGCTTTGAACGACGACAATTGA
- a CDS encoding rhomboid family protein produces MGLDSRDYYRPSGFGGFSFFPKVIKNLLIINVVVFLIQLIFENFTFGGIPGWYFLNRYFALNPISGFDQLGEPYNFQIWQFITYQFMHGSFTHILFNMFMLWMFGMEIANLMGPRKFLIFYLACGIGAGLFQILLSPLLGSVSAPTIGASGAVFGIMIAFAMFFPDRYILFYFLIPIKAKYLIAILVLFEFVSVNEPTIVAHLAHIGGAVTGFLFIMLDRNYHFRFDNLFNLFKRSKSFGSSAKFRKPRKFKGTEIEEAEFYELDSDEEEITQEEIDRILDKISQSGYQNLTEREKRILFEASKRK; encoded by the coding sequence ATGGGACTTGATTCAAGAGATTATTATCGGCCGTCTGGTTTCGGAGGCTTTTCCTTCTTCCCGAAGGTAATAAAAAATTTACTGATTATTAATGTAGTTGTATTTTTAATTCAGTTAATATTCGAGAACTTTACATTCGGGGGTATTCCCGGATGGTATTTCTTAAACAGATATTTCGCGCTTAATCCGATCTCGGGCTTCGATCAACTCGGAGAGCCTTATAATTTCCAGATATGGCAATTTATAACTTACCAGTTTATGCACGGCAGTTTTACCCATATTCTGTTTAATATGTTTATGCTCTGGATGTTCGGAATGGAAATTGCGAATTTAATGGGCCCGAGAAAGTTTTTGATATTTTATCTGGCGTGCGGAATAGGCGCCGGACTCTTCCAGATATTATTGTCGCCTCTGCTGGGTTCGGTCTCGGCGCCGACAATCGGAGCTTCGGGCGCGGTTTTCGGAATAATGATCGCATTTGCAATGTTTTTCCCCGACCGATATATTTTGTTCTATTTCCTTATCCCTATCAAAGCCAAATATTTGATCGCAATTCTTGTATTGTTCGAATTCGTTTCCGTAAACGAGCCCACAATCGTAGCTCACCTGGCTCACATCGGCGGAGCAGTTACGGGATTCCTTTTCATTATGCTCGACCGCAACTATCATTTCAGATTCGATAATTTGTTCAATTTATTTAAACGGAGCAAAAGTTTCGGCAGCTCCGCTAAATTCAGAAAGCCGCGTAAATTCAAAGGAACTGAAATCGAAGAAGCCGAATTCTATGAATTGGATTCCGACGAAGAAGAAATTACACAGGAAGAGATCGACAGAATTCTGGACAAAATTAGCCAAAGCGGGTACCAAAATTTGACGGAACGTGAAAAGAGAATTCTTTTTGAAGCCAGTAAAAGAAAATAA